From one Trifolium pratense cultivar HEN17-A07 linkage group LG1, ARS_RC_1.1, whole genome shotgun sequence genomic stretch:
- the LOC123884658 gene encoding dnaJ homolog subfamily B member 12-like: protein MECNKDEAVRAKQLAESRMQRGQFVEALRFANKAKNLYADVDNITQILAICEVHTAALNKLSCSEMDWYQILQTERLSEEAIIKKQYRKLALILHPDKNKFAGAEAAFKLIGEANSVLSDQAKRSLHDMKVKAHVRAAAPKRKAPSHHSNGNKFAARTAVPKTPSHHSNGNKFAARTAVSKRKTPSHHSNGNKFAASTLKVREKLERIVQKLQSKKVQLKIKKGIMDQFKPQQRAKRRRKW from the coding sequence ATGGAGTGCAACAAAGACGAGGCTGTGAGGGCTAAGCAATTGGCAGAAAGTAGAATGCAAAGGGGTCAATTTGTAGAGGCACTGCGGTTTGCTAATAAGGCCAAAAATTTGTATGCTGATGTTGATAACATTACTCAGATCCTTGCAATTTGTGAGGTTCACACTGCTGCATTGAACAAACTCTCTTGTTCTGAAATGGACTGGTATCAAATTCTTCAGACAGAAAGACTCTCTGAGGAAGCAATCATAAAGAAACAGTACAGAAAGCTTGCACTGATACTTCATcctgataaaaataaatttgctGGTGCAGAAGCTGCTTTCAAGTTGATTGGGGAAGCCAATAGCGTGTTGAGTGACCAAGCAAAGCGGTCTTTACATGACATGAAGGTTAAAGCTCATGTGAGAGCTGCAGCACCTAAGCGTAAGGCCCCATCCCATCACTCAAATGGGAACAAATTTGCAGCGAGAACTGCAGTACCTAAAACCCCATCCCATCACTCAAATGGGAACAAATTTGCAGCGAGAACTGCAGTATCTAAGCGTAAGACCCCATCCCATCACTCAAATGGGAACAAATTTGCAGCGTCAACCCTTAAGGTGCGGGAAAAGTTAGAAAGAATAGTGCAGAAACTGCAGTCTAAAAAAGTGCAATTAAAAATTAAGAAGGGAATTATGGACCAGTTTAAGCCGCAGCAGAGAGCTAAAAGGAGAAGAAAATGGTAA